The following coding sequences are from one Cyanobacteriota bacterium window:
- a CDS encoding response regulator, translated as MEHSLGEAVDRRILIVGKPVDTLHLLTAMLADWGYGVAVTSDYGIASHTVQALAPDVILLSVSAGSADGYDVCDRLQADKTTRAIPILIVGEGDDPALRLQAFAVGAVDYIARRSTALEEIAARLDVHAVRCQTVRQLQQEIVQRDHALRQHQAIENRLELLLNLTQAISKAESFDAALEAALQLLGSATGWDYGEAWVESVDGLVLECNPSWYRRQLDIDATLAAAINEFRRFSEALTFAPHEGMPGRVWQGQHSEFINDMTVGSRSLFLRDDLAQMCGFRAALAVPILLPTSSPNLVRSTQRVLAVLCFFSSNAYPQDSYLLQLVSAVAAQLGTLLAQKQVEAEMRALFNAMTDVVLVQDASGRCIRVVP; from the coding sequence ATGGAACACAGCCTTGGGGAAGCCGTTGATCGACGGATTTTGATCGTGGGGAAACCAGTTGATACTCTTCATCTGCTGACGGCTATGCTGGCGGATTGGGGCTATGGTGTGGCTGTAACCAGTGATTATGGTATTGCTTCTCATACAGTGCAAGCGTTAGCTCCAGATGTTATTTTGTTGAGCGTTTCTGCTGGTAGTGCTGATGGGTATGATGTCTGCGATCGCCTACAGGCTGATAAAACTACACGTGCAATTCCAATCTTGATTGTGGGTGAGGGTGATGATCCTGCCCTAAGGTTGCAGGCGTTTGCTGTTGGGGCTGTTGATTACATTGCTAGGCGATCGACTGCCTTAGAAGAAATCGCTGCTCGTCTCGATGTCCATGCGGTTCGTTGCCAAACTGTGAGACAACTGCAACAGGAGATTGTGCAACGCGATCACGCTCTGCGTCAGCATCAAGCAATCGAAAACCGTCTAGAACTCCTGTTGAACTTAACCCAAGCAATTAGTAAAGCTGAGAGTTTTGATGCAGCTCTAGAAGCGGCCTTGCAACTCCTAGGAAGTGCTACTGGCTGGGACTATGGTGAAGCCTGGGTAGAGAGCGTAGATGGCTTGGTGTTGGAGTGTAACCCTAGTTGGTACCGGAGGCAATTGGATATTGATGCTACCTTGGCTGCAGCAATCAATGAGTTTCGTCGGTTTAGCGAAGCTCTAACCTTTGCACCCCATGAAGGGATGCCTGGGCGGGTGTGGCAAGGGCAACATAGCGAGTTCATTAACGATATGACGGTTGGCTCCAGAAGCCTGTTTTTGCGGGATGACCTAGCCCAAATGTGCGGATTCCGAGCTGCATTAGCAGTGCCTATTCTGTTGCCTACGAGCAGCCCTAACTTGGTGAGAAGTACACAACGTGTGTTGGCCGTACTCTGTTTTTTCAGCAGTAATGCCTACCCCCAAGATAGTTATCTGTTGCAATTAGTCTCAGCCGTAGCTGCACAACTTGGTACGTTATTAGCCCAGAAGCAGGTGGAAGCAGAGATGCGAGCACTGTTCAACGCCATGACTGATGTGGTGTTGGTGCAAGATGCCTCAGGACGCTGTATACGGGTTGTTCCCA